The following is a genomic window from Pirellulales bacterium.
AAGCCGCGGACCTTTACCTCTATCGCGATGAGTTGCCTCCCGAGGGCGCACGGCTGAAAAATGCCGATCTGGCTGCCACACTGCGTGATATCGGCGCCAATGGTGCGAATTCGTTTTACACGGGTAGCACCGCACGGCAGATCGTGAAAGCTGCTCGCGCCGAGGGATCGGCCATGAAGTTGTCAGACTGGGCCGCGTATCGGGCCGAAGTCGGCACCGCGATTTCGATCGACTACCGTGGGAATCAAGTTTATTCGTGTCCGCCGCCATTGACGGGCGGCACAACAGTTCTGGCGACGCTTGGGGCGTTCGAGCAAATGCCGCAACTGGGGGCGGATGCGTCTCCGGTGGAGTTCGCCAATCAGATGAGCCGGGTGCTATTGTGTTTGTACCCACAAATTCAAGAACAAGTCGGCGATGGTCCCCGCTCACTCGCGGATGCTAAAAACCTCGTGAACGTTGCCGCGGCAGCCCAATTGGCCTCGGCTGCGGCCAAGGTCAATCCGCGAGAGCCTTATCCGAAACAGCAGAAGGTGGGAGCCTCGGCCGAGGACTTGCCGACTGCCAGTACGACTCACCTGGTCGTGGCCGACTCTGCAGGGAATATGGTCAGTCTGACTCAATCGTTGAGCTTGCACTTTGGAGCTGCGGTCGTGGCCCCCGGTACCGGTTTTCTCTTGAACGACAGCCTGAGCAACTTCTCGGTTCACGACACGGATAATATCAACTACGTTGCCGCGGGTAAGAAGGCCCGCAGCACGATTGCCCCCATGATCGTGACTCGGGCGGGTAAGCCGTACCTTGCACTGGGTATTCCGGGTGGGCAGCGCATTCCCACGACAACGATTCAGCTGCTCTGGATGTTGCTTGATCAAAAGAAGAGCCTTCGTGAGACCTTTGCGGCGTCGCGATTTCATCTCATGCGCCCCGTGACGTCTAAACAGCCCTTCAATCGTATCGAGTTGGAGAATGATGCGCCTGCCGGCTGGGATGCCGACCTGAAAGCCCTCGGCTGGCAAGTGAAACGTTACCGCCGCAACGGCACGTATTTCGGCGGTGGTAATGGCATCCAGTTTGCTGACAATGGCAAGCTGATCGGTGTGGCCGATCCGCGTCGGACTAATTTTGTCGCAGGAGATTAGGAACTGCTTGCTACCGTTTCGA
Proteins encoded in this region:
- a CDS encoding gamma-glutamyltransferase, which encodes AADLYLYRDELPPEGARLKNADLAATLRDIGANGANSFYTGSTARQIVKAARAEGSAMKLSDWAAYRAEVGTAISIDYRGNQVYSCPPPLTGGTTVLATLGAFEQMPQLGADASPVEFANQMSRVLLCLYPQIQEQVGDGPRSLADAKNLVNVAAAAQLASAAAKVNPREPYPKQQKVGASAEDLPTASTTHLVVADSAGNMVSLTQSLSLHFGAAVVAPGTGFLLNDSLSNFSVHDTDNINYVAAGKKARSTIAPMIVTRAGKPYLALGIPGGQRIPTTTIQLLWMLLDQKKSLRETFAASRFHLMRPVTSKQPFNRIELENDAPAGWDADLKALGWQVKRYRRNGTYFGGGNGIQFADNGKLIGVADPRRTNFVAGD